The Procambarus clarkii isolate CNS0578487 chromosome 76, FALCON_Pclarkii_2.0, whole genome shotgun sequence genome includes a window with the following:
- the LOC138357252 gene encoding zinc finger protein 708-like — protein MKPHECPECGKRFSRLGHMKTHVLMHTGDKPHECQQCGKRFTQHGHMNRHMLVHTHNKPHECPECGKRFNQLGYLKAHMLVHTHDKSHECPECGKRFSQLGSVKTHMLVHTNYKPHECPECRKRFSQLGHMKTHMLVHTRDKPHECPECGNSFSQLVHMKRHMLVHTDDKPHECPECGKRFRHLQSMKTHMFVHSGYKPFECADCGKGFRDRKTIISHMFVHTADKSHKCPECGKTFGQLGNMKSHMLAHSDDKPFECAECGKRFKYRANMIRHILVHSGSKFH, from the coding sequence atgaaacctcacgagtgtccagagtgtgggaaacgattcagtcgtcttggacatatgaagactcacgtgTTGATGCATacgggtgataaacctcatgagtgtcaacAGTGTGGTAAAAGATTCACCCAACATGGACATATGAACAGGCACATGTTGGTACATACCCataataaacctcatgagtgtccagagtgtggaaaaagATTCAATCAACTTGGATATTTGAAGGCCCACATGTTGGTACATACTCATGATAaatctcacgagtgtccagagtgtgggaaaagattcagtcaacttGGATCTGTGAAGACCCACATGTTGGTGCATACGAAttataaacctcatgagtgtccagagtgtaggaaaagattcagtcaacttGGACATATGAAAACCCACATGTTGGTACATACacgtgataaacctcatgagtgtccagaatgcGGGAACAGCTTCAGTCAACTTGTacatatgaagaggcacatgttagtgcatacagatgataaacctcatgagtgtccagagtgtggtaaGCGGTTCCGACATCTACAGTCAATGAAAACTCACATGTTTGTGCATTCAGGTTATAAACCTTTTGAATGTGCTGATTGTGGTAAAGGATTCAGAGATAGAAAAACTATAATAAGCCACATGTTTGTGCATACAGCTGATAaatctcataagtgtccagagtgtgggaagacctTCGGTCAACTTGGAAATATGAAAAGTCACATGTTGGCGCATTCAGATGATAAGCCCTTTGAGTGTgccgagtgtgggaaaagatttaaGTACCGTGCTAATATGATACGTCACATTTTAGTGCATTCAGGTAGTAAATTTCACTAG